One region of Molothrus aeneus isolate 106 chromosome 1, BPBGC_Maene_1.0, whole genome shotgun sequence genomic DNA includes:
- the RAB18 gene encoding ras-related protein Rab-18: MDEDVLTTLKILIIGESGVGKSSLLLRFTDDTFDPELAATIGVDFKVKTISVDGNKAKLAIWDTAGQERFRTLTPSYYRGAQGVILVYDVTRRDTFVKLDNWLNELETYCTRNDIVQMLVGNKIDKENREVDRNEGLKFARKHSMLFIEASAKTCDGVQCAFEELVEKIIQTPGLWESESQNRGVKLSNKEEGYGGGGACGGYCSML; this comes from the exons ATGGACGAGGACGTGCTGACCACCCTCAAGATCCTCATCATCGGCGAGAGCGGCGTCGGCAAGTCCAG CCTTCTGCTGCGGTTCACAGATGATACATTTGACCCAGAACTTGCAGCAACAATTG gtGTGGACTTCAAGGTGAAAACTATTTCAGTTGATGGAAACAAAGCTAAACTGGCAATATGG GATACTGCAGGTCAGGAGCGGTTCAGAACATTAACCCCCAGTTACTACAGAGGTGCACAAGGTGTTATCCTAG TTTATGATGTCACAAGAAGAGATACTTTTGTCAAGCTGGATAACTGGTTAAATGAATTGGAAACTTACTGCACAAGGAATGACATAGTGCAAATGTTAGTTGGAAACAAGATTGATAAG GAAAACCGTGAAGTTGACAGAAATGAAGGCCTCAAATTTGCAAGAAAACATTCCATGTTGTTCATAG AGGCAAGTGCAAAAACATGTGATGGTGTGCAGTGTGCCTTTGAAGAACTTGTTGAAAAAATCATTCAGACTCCTGGACTGTGGGAAAGTGAAAGCCAAAACAGAGGTGTAAAGTTGTCAAACAAGGAAGAAGGatatggaggaggaggagcatgTGGTGGATATTGTTCTATGTTATAA